In the genome of Deltaproteobacteria bacterium, the window GACGAGGGCCTCGACAAGCTCGGGGACGTTCGGTACTGCGACGGCTGCAAGGGCTGCAAGGACCTCCTCGCCAAGAACGCGTTTCCGGCCTGCCAGGCGGGCAAGTGCACCATCGGGAGCTGCCAGGCGGGCTGGATCGACTTCGACAAGGACGCCTCGAACGGGTGCGAGTTCAAGTGCACGCCCACCGGCGTCGAGATCTGCGACGGCGTCGACAACGACTGCAACCAGAAGATCGACGACAACGTGAAGGCGCCGACGGGGATCTGCAAGAACCTCGGCCCGTGCGCGGGGGCGGCGGCGACCTGCAAGGGCAAGGACGGCTGGCAGTGCCAGTACGGCGGGGCCGTCGAGCTCCAGCCTTGCACCACCGACCCGCAGTGCGGCGCGGGCAACAAGTGCGTGGGCGGCTTCTGCCCGAACGTGGTCATCGCCGATGAGAAGCGGTGCGACGGCGTGGACGGGGATTGCGACGGGCTGGCCGACGATCCGTGGACCAATCAGTCGTTGCCCACGGCGATTGGCAAGGAGTGCGACGTGGACAACCCACCGAAGAAGGGCATCTGCCGCAGCGTGGGCGAGTTCGCGTGCGACGCGTCGGGGACCAAGACCTCGTGCAAGCTCAAGACGGCGGGGCGGAGCCCGGGGGCGGAGCTCTGCAACGGGCTCGACGACGACTGCAACGGCACGGTGGACGACAACGTGACCGACGAGCAGTGGGTGCCGGTCGCGGGGACGCCGGCCTTCCAGATCTTCAAGTACGAGGCGAGCCGCCCGGATGCGACCGCGGGGGCGGCGGGGATCGACTCGAACGGCCGGCCCTGCTCGGTGGCGAAGCGCCTCCCCTGGGGGAGCGTGACCAAGGAGGACGCCCTCGCGGCCTGCCGGCGCGTCGGGGCGCGGCTCTGCACGAAGGCCGAGTGGGAGTCGGCGTGCAAGGGGTTCTTGAACGCGAAGTTCCCCTACGGGGACGCGTTCCAGCCCAATACCTGCAACGGCCGCGCGTACGACTCGAACCCCGGGACGCCGGCGAACGACGACGAGGCGCTGGTCACGGATCAGCCCACGGCCTGCGTGAGCACGGTGGCCGGGGGCCAGGTGCTGAACCTGAGCGGCAACCTGAAGGAGTGGATCGCCACCAGCTACAGCGGGCAGACGCCGGCGGGCTACGCGATCAAGGGCGGGGCCTACGACACGCCGAGCATCGCGGACCACGGCGACGGGCTCTCCTGCACCTACGACCTGCCGGCTCCGGGGGCGACGCTCCAGCTCCCCACCCTCGGTTTCCGCTGCTGCAAGTAGTGGTCTTCCTGCGCCGCGAGGCCTCCTCATGAGCTGGGGCGCGATCGTCCCGCTGGCCGTCCTGGGGCTCTTCTTCGGGGCGCTGCTCTCCTTCCGTCCCGGGAGGCGCCTGCTCGTCACCGTGAGCATCGGCCTGAAGTACCTCCTCCTGCGGTTCGCCGACCTGGTCGGCCTGCGGCGCCTCTGGGCGGCCATGACGGGGGGGACCTACGCGCGGCTCACGCGGCCCGGCACGCTGCGGCTGGCCTTCGAGGACCTCGGGCCGACGTACATCAAGCTCGGGCAGATCATCGCCTCGAGCCCCGGGCTCTTCACCCCCCCCTACGTCGAGGAGTTCCGGAGCTGCCTCGATTCGGTGCGACCGTTCTCCTTCGAGACAGTGAAGCACATCCTCCTGCGCGAGCTGGGCGAGAAGGGCGCTCAGCTCACGGTGGACCCGAAGCCCCTCGCCTCCGCGTCGATCGCGCAGGTCCACGCCGCGACCTTCGCCGACGGACGGCAGGTGGTGGTGAAGGTTCAGCGCCCGAACATCGAGAAGCGCGTCACCGCCGACGTGCACATCATGCACTTCGGGGCGCGCGTGGCGGCGGCCGTGAGCCGCGACGTGGCGCTGGCCAACCCCACCGGCGTGATCGAGGACTTCGGCGAGACCATCCGCGAGGAGCTCGACTTCACGAAAGAGGGGCGCAACATGGACGAGTTCAACCGCATCATGGTCGAGCTCGGGCACGAGAACGTGCGCGCCCCCGAGGTGCTGTGGGACTTCACCACCAAGCACGTGCTCACCATGGAGCGCTTCTTCGGCTACAACGTCGACGACGTGGAGTCGATCCGCGCCGCGAACCTGGACGCGGAGACGATGCTCCTCACGGGGATGCGCGCCTGGTTCCAGTGCGTGATGTTCTACGGCCTCTTTCACGGGGACGTGCACGCCGGGAACCTGATGTGGTTGAAGGACGGGCGCATCGGGCTGCTCGACTTCGGCATCGTGGGGCGCTTCGACGACCTGCGGCGCACTCTCGTCGCGCGCTACGTGATGGCCATGGCCACCGGGCAGTACGGCGACCTCTCGCGCGTGGTGGTGGAGATGGGCGGGGTGAAGAAGGGGGTCGACGTGGACGCGCTGGCGGCGGACATGGCGAAGGCCTACGGCCCGATGCGCGAGAAGACCTTCGCGCAGCTCAAGTTCAGCGACCTCCTGCCCAACATCCTGGCCATGGCGCGGCGGCACGGCGCGCGGCTGCCGAAGGAGTTCATCCTGATCATCAAGCAGGTGCTCTACTTCGACCGCTACGCGCGGCTCCTCGCCCCCGACCTGAATATCTTCTCCGACCCGCGGGTCTTCCTGAGCCTGGCCGAGGACGTCCAGCGCGCGCTCGCCCTGACCGCGTCGAAGGCCCCGCCACAAGCCACCGCGGTCGTCGAGGCGGCGCCGACGTAGCGGAGAGGGCCAATGGGGTTGTTTTCGTTATTGTCTTCAGACGATAATAGAGCCGAGGCTTGTTTTCGCCGCCGCAAACGAGGACGACGCCATGGCCAAGACGCGGGCTTCGGGGAGGAAGCTTAGGGGCGAGGGCTTCTGGGCCTTCGTCCCCGACCCGTTACCGCCCGCATTCACGTGGACGGCAGGGCTCGTGCGAGCGCTGTCTGATGCCGACCGAGCGGTAGGGAGGCTCGCCGGAGAGGGAGGGCGCCTCCCCAACCCGCATCTGCTGATTCGCCCCTTCCTTCGCCGCGAAGCGGTGCTCTCCAGCAGGATCGAGGGGACCCAGGCTACTCTCGGTGAGTTGCTGGCCGCCGAGGCTGGGGCCGGCGTCGAGCGGAGCCCGGCTGACCTGCGCGAGGTAGCAAATTACGTCGTTGCCCTCGAACACGGGTTGGAGCGGTTGAAGGTGCTGCCGCTGTCCCTGAGACTCATTCGAGAGGTCCACGGACGCCTCATGGAAGGCGTCCGTGGGAACCCGTCCAGGCCGGGTGAGTTCCGTCGCATCCAGAACTGGATCGGTCCGCCGGGCTGTACGCTTTCCAACGCCTCCTATGTCCCGCCGCCGGTCCCCGAGATGAAGGCCTGCCTCGGGGCGCTGGAGAAGTTCCTCCACGAGCGGACCATGCCCCCGCTGGCGCAGATTGGGCTAGCCCACTATCAGTTCGAGGCCATTCATCCCTTCCTCGACGGCAATGGGCGTGTGGGGCGTCTGCTGATCACCCTCTTTCTCGTCGAGCGCGAGGTTCTGCCGGCGCCGCTCCTGTACCTGAGCGCCTTCTTCGAGGCGACCCGCCAAGACTATTACGGCTATCTGCGCGGCGTGAGCAACCGAGGGGAATGGCAACCCTGGCTCGAATACTTCCTGAACGGAGTGGCCCGTCAGGCGGAGGACGCCCTCGACCGCTCCAGGCAGATCAACGATCTCCTCTCGGAATGGCGCAGGGCGGTCGCCGGCGCGGCCTCGAGGGCCTCAACCCAGCTCGTCGACCTGCTCGCCGCGAATCCCTACTGTACCGTGAAGCGGGTAGCCGCACGGCTGGGCGTCGCCTTCACCACGGCCCAGAGGGCAGTGGACCGGCTCGAGGTACTGTCGATCCTCTCCAGGACCTCGGAGGCGAAGCGAGATCGGGTCTACGTGGCGCCCGCAATTCTCAGCATCCTGGAGGAGCCCGCGCGGCTCCAGCCGCGGTAGAGAGGTAGACCCGCACAGGCGCCCCCGAGGAAGGTGGCGATGCGCGCCACGGGCTTCAGGACCCGCCGCTCCAAGGTCCATCCCCCAAGGAGCCCCTCTTCGCGCGGTGGCTCCCCGGCCAGCTTCCCTCCGGCGTTCGGACATGCTCTTTGCTGGCGGCCTGTACGGGCTCACGGGGCACCACGTGCCCGCCCTCTCGGGGGCGGCCAGAACGCGAACCCCGAGCTGGGCTGGGGCCCGCTGCTGAAGATGTTCGGCGGCATCGGCACGATCTGGTACGCGTCTGACGCCATCAGGCACGCCGTCTCGGGTGGCCGCTGGGAACCCGTCCGCGGCTGGGAAAAGGACGCGGGGGCGGGTGCTCGACCTGCCGCGAGTCTGGTCCGCCGCTTCGACCTCGTCGAGAGGTCCGCATCGGAAGGAATTCGTCTCCCCGCAGACTGATATGGCGGCTGACCGCGAGGTCCCGTGCGACGTCTTCCGCCGCGCTGTAAGCCCCGTGTAAGTCGCCGCTGCTAGATGTGCCGGGACGCCGCGCCGAGCGCCGCGAGCGAGGAACCGGAGGCCCCGATGACCATGACTGCGCAGTCGTCTGTTCGCCACGCGTCTCTGACCCTCGCCCCAACGCTTCTTTTCCTAGTCTGGACCCCGACGGTGGCGGTCGCGCAACCGAGCGCCGGCGCGGCGAAGTTCAGTCGTATTTGCGGTGCCTGCCACACGATCGGGGGAGGACGCAAAGTCGGCCCCGACCTTCAGGGGGTCTTCGGGCGGCGCACCGAGGAGTGGGTGAACAGGTTCGTGCGATCCCCGCAGAAGATGATCAGCAGCGGCGACGCCACCGCCGTCCAACTCCAGAAGCAGTTTGGCATGGTGATGCCCGACCCTCCGGTATCCCCGGACGAGGTGGCGGAGATCCTAGCGTATGTGAAGACCGGCGGCGGACCGTCCGGCGCGCAGCCTCGCGAGCGGCCCGCCACGCCCGAGGCGATCCAAGAAGGACGAGAGCTCTTTCAGGGCAACCGTCGCTTCACCAATGGCGGCCCCGCTTGTAACTCCTGTCACCACGTCAAGAACGACGCGGTGATCGGGGGTGGCGTGCTGGCTGCAGAGCTCACCACGGTCTTCGGGCGCATGGGGGCACCCGGCATTCACGCGATCCTGGGCCGGCCGCCGTTTCCCGTGATGGAGGAGGCCTTCCGGGAGCGGCCGCTCAC includes:
- a CDS encoding AarF/ABC1/UbiB kinase family protein yields the protein MSWGAIVPLAVLGLFFGALLSFRPGRRLLVTVSIGLKYLLLRFADLVGLRRLWAAMTGGTYARLTRPGTLRLAFEDLGPTYIKLGQIIASSPGLFTPPYVEEFRSCLDSVRPFSFETVKHILLRELGEKGAQLTVDPKPLASASIAQVHAATFADGRQVVVKVQRPNIEKRVTADVHIMHFGARVAAAVSRDVALANPTGVIEDFGETIREELDFTKEGRNMDEFNRIMVELGHENVRAPEVLWDFTTKHVLTMERFFGYNVDDVESIRAANLDAETMLLTGMRAWFQCVMFYGLFHGDVHAGNLMWLKDGRIGLLDFGIVGRFDDLRRTLVARYVMAMATGQYGDLSRVVVEMGGVKKGVDVDALAADMAKAYGPMREKTFAQLKFSDLLPNILAMARRHGARLPKEFILIIKQVLYFDRYARLLAPDLNIFSDPRVFLSLAEDVQRALALTASKAPPQATAVVEAAPT
- a CDS encoding Fic family protein codes for the protein MAKTRASGRKLRGEGFWAFVPDPLPPAFTWTAGLVRALSDADRAVGRLAGEGGRLPNPHLLIRPFLRREAVLSSRIEGTQATLGELLAAEAGAGVERSPADLREVANYVVALEHGLERLKVLPLSLRLIREVHGRLMEGVRGNPSRPGEFRRIQNWIGPPGCTLSNASYVPPPVPEMKACLGALEKFLHERTMPPLAQIGLAHYQFEAIHPFLDGNGRVGRLLITLFLVEREVLPAPLLYLSAFFEATRQDYYGYLRGVSNRGEWQPWLEYFLNGVARQAEDALDRSRQINDLLSEWRRAVAGAASRASTQLVDLLAANPYCTVKRVAARLGVAFTTAQRAVDRLEVLSILSRTSEAKRDRVYVAPAILSILEEPARLQPR
- a CDS encoding c-type cytochrome, producing the protein MTMTAQSSVRHASLTLAPTLLFLVWTPTVAVAQPSAGAAKFSRICGACHTIGGGRKVGPDLQGVFGRRTEEWVNRFVRSPQKMISSGDATAVQLQKQFGMVMPDPPVSPDEVAEILAYVKTGGGPSGAQPRERPATPEAIQEGRELFQGNRRFTNGGPACNSCHHVKNDAVIGGGVLAAELTTVFGRMGAPGIHAILGRPPFPVMEEAFRERPLTDDEVFALVSFLQDADRQQAFQQPRDYGFKLVYSGAAGFLVLMGMFWAFGRRRKRRPVNHAIFERQVKTQ
- a CDS encoding SUMF1/EgtB/PvdO family nonheme iron enzyme; the protein is MRPRLLLALVLGLAACSQDPYKLREYGDGGSGTGDGGWQDAIVHADARKPDSTPDVRPFQDMTFDACRVQTEVCNNADDNCDGQIDEGLDKLGDVRYCDGCKGCKDLLAKNAFPACQAGKCTIGSCQAGWIDFDKDASNGCEFKCTPTGVEICDGVDNDCNQKIDDNVKAPTGICKNLGPCAGAAATCKGKDGWQCQYGGAVELQPCTTDPQCGAGNKCVGGFCPNVVIADEKRCDGVDGDCDGLADDPWTNQSLPTAIGKECDVDNPPKKGICRSVGEFACDASGTKTSCKLKTAGRSPGAELCNGLDDDCNGTVDDNVTDEQWVPVAGTPAFQIFKYEASRPDATAGAAGIDSNGRPCSVAKRLPWGSVTKEDALAACRRVGARLCTKAEWESACKGFLNAKFPYGDAFQPNTCNGRAYDSNPGTPANDDEALVTDQPTACVSTVAGGQVLNLSGNLKEWIATSYSGQTPAGYAIKGGAYDTPSIADHGDGLSCTYDLPAPGATLQLPTLGFRCCK